Sequence from the Mesorhizobium sp. PAMC28654 genome:
TTGGGCGTTGGCTCATAGACCAACTGCAGAAACGCCGCAACACGGTGCGCTTCCTGCTGCCGCGCGCGGGCAGCATAAACGCCTTTCTGGATCGGGATCTGCTCATCCTCGCCCGCGCCGAAATGAAGGCGCAGGAATGGGGTAGCCAGAACCCCGAGTACAAAAAGCTGCATAAGGAATTCGAGAACACCCTCCGCGACAACCTCAAGAAGCGGTTTGATCGATTCGCCGTTCTGCAACGCTGGAATTTTACTGATCCTGCACAGTGCAAGTTCAGCGTCGAGCGTCTCGACAAGCAGGGATCTCAAATTCCCGAGGCTATCGAAGAAGCCCTGGTAAACGACCTATTCGTGCCGGAGGACTTCGAGGAGTTGGTGCTCGAATTTGCCAACAATAACGAAGCGGTCGGCAAGCTGCTGCGGGAACTGCAAGAGCCGCGCCCATCTGGGCAAGACTGCATTCCGTGGTTGGGCGAAACGGCGATGAAAGAGCGCCTTTTACGCCAGTGCGCCAGGGGCAAGATCGCGCTCAACGTGCGTGGCATGGAGTACCTGCAAACCCATCCGGGCGAAGATGAAGACACCGCCTGGCGACGCTTGCGGCCAAGGCTCTCGCTCACAGGCCGTCATCTCGATGATGTGTTTGTGATGCTTCCTTCAGCAGTGCCTGCGACAGGCGGCTCTATGCCACCGGGGCCATCGCCCACAGGTGGCGGACTTTTCGGTGGCGACGGCACAACGCCCTCCGGCCCACCAGCATCTGGAGGCGAGACAGCTACCAGCGATCCCTCCGCGCCCACGCCGGGGGGCATCTTCGGTGGCGCCACCACGGGCGCCAAACCGCGCACTCCGCTGTCCAACCCGGCTACGTCGCCGCTGAACCTGATTGGAAAGATCGAAGGCTGGGGCATTGGCCCGGCCACGCGCGTGACCGAGGTCGATCAAACTGCCTGCCGCCAACGGCGCGCAGCTCAAGGAACTGCTTAGGAGGCTGCCCGATGGCATGACCTTCGAGCTGAACCTTGAGAAAGAGGACGACTGATGGTCCTGGCCGTCAGCCTGTTGCACGCCTTGGCGCAAGGTACGGACGCCGACGCCTGGAGCGCCATCGTCAACCACGCGGTTGAGATCGCATCGAAGCCCTTGGCCGCAGGAAATGCGCCCAGCGAGGTCGTCAAGCGCGATCGTGAAATCGGTGAACTGGATTTGTTCCTTTCCTCCTGCGGTTGGGATTTGTGGCAAGCCTTCGGCGGCAGCGTAGAGCGGACCTCCGATCGCTTGCTTCGCTGGTGGACCGAACCCTTCAGCGCAAAGGCGGTGTTGATCCTCGATGGTCTTTCGTTGCGTGAACTGCCGTGGCTGTTGCAGGGAGCGAAGGAGCGCGGTTTCACCCTTCATAGAGTCGAGGCCAACGCCTCTGAACTGCCCGGCGAAACCGACGAATTCGCCCACGCGCTCGGCTTTGCCAGCCGCAGCAAGCTACAGAACAATGGCGGCGGCTCGGCTCACAAACTGCAACCGGCGCAGACGGAAACCGTCGATCTGCCGTGGAAGGACTGCGAATCCTTGGTCGGTAGCACACCGAACCAAATCTTCTGGCACCACTGGCCCGACGCCAAGCTGCACGATGGATCCGGTGCAGGTCAGGGATTGGAGCCCCTAACGAAGGATACGGCCGAGCAACTGAGCGGCGACGATTTCTGGGCCTTCGTCGAACGTCTCGCTACCGGGCGGCGGCTGGTCATCACTTCCGACCACGGCTACGCGGCCACCGGCTACTTCCCCGATGCAGAGGGCGAGGTCGGCCAGTTCCTAAAGCAGACGTTTTCCAGCGGGCGCAGCAAGCCGGGTATGGTTGACACCGGTCCCTTCGTGCCCCCCGTGGCATTGCGGATCAGCAGCCCGCGCGGCGCGTCCCTGTTGGCCTTGGGTCGCAGGAAGTGGCGCAGCCAAGGCGGCTACCCGACGCTCACCCATGGTGGCCTGTCGCTACTGGAAGTGCTGTCGCCCTTCGTCGAGTTGACCAGGTAAGGATCGCGGTTTATGGCCACCAAAAAAGAACTGCTCGCACAAGAGGTTGCCAAGGCCGTCAGCGCCGGCAAGGCGGTTGCGCTGGAGACCGTCGATTTCAACGACCCGAACCGCCCCAAGACCTGTCTGGAAGTGGATTTTCCCATCCTGCCGGTCAATCAGGTCGCGGTAATCGAAGGTAATGCGGGCAAGCCCATCTATCAGATGTCTAAGTGGTGGGCACGGCGCCGCTCCAGTGTGTTCCGCTCGATGTTGATCGCAGCGGCCACCAAAGCGCCGGACGATTCTTCTCACGCGGCCAAGCTGGTCTGGGACAACTACTACGCCAACCATCAGAAGCGCGGCGCGTTCAAGCACCTCAAGGTCGCTGACATCTTCATGGGTGGCGGGACAACGCTAGTCGAAGGGTCGCGCCTCGGAATGCAGATGGTCGGCAATGACCTTAACCCAGTGGCGTGGTTCGTGGTTAAGCAGGAACTGGCCGATGTCGATTTGGAGGAAGTGAAGAAGCTTCTCTCCGACATCGAAGCCGAGGTCAAACCGCAGATTATGCCGTACTACTACTGCGACGGACCGGAAGGCGAAAAAGGTCAATGGACACACCTGCCCAGTAACAAGCCGATGCCCACTGACTTCGACCCGCTCGTTATCCCGCGCGACGAGCGGAGGGACTATCGCTACGAAGGTCCGGAAGCGATCTACAGCTTCTGGACCAAGCACGGGCCGTGCCATGTAACGGGCTGTGGCCATCGCACGCCTATTATGACCAGCCCGGTGATAGCGGTGAAGACGCTTACCGTCAAACATTGGGAACATACCTGCGGCAAATGCGGCGGTGGATTCCATGTCGAGGAAGAAGCCGCACGCATGGCCCCAGATTCGCCGCTCTACATCTCACCCACCGAACATCCGTTTTCCGCGCTTGATCGCAAGAAGGGCGTGATCTGCCCGCACTGCAGTCACACGGCTCTGGTGAACTTGGGCAAGGGCAAGAACAAGAAGGTGGAACTGAGCCTTCTGGTGCATCCGCAATGGCTAGCAGGCGAGGCCAAACTGGATGCAAATGGCCGGCCCTACGGCGGGTCGGCGCAGGATGACGTAATTTCGACGACCCGGTGGGATCAGGCACGGGCCGCGAAGGCTCGCCTACTTGAAGTGCGCGGCGTGCTCCCGGATGAAGTGATCTGCTCGGAAATCAATAATACCTTCAAAACAGGTATTGGCACGGTACCAAAGTCGGCATATTTCACTTGCGGAGCCTGCGGCACGGTGCAGCGCATCGTGAAGTCAGTCGATGCTACTAAGAAGACTGCGCCAGCTAGCATCTTTGCGGTTCAAGGCTACGCACCGAGGCGTGCTAAAGCCGGCAAGCCCTATGGCGGTCGTTTCTTTGCCCCTTGGAATGAAGCACTGGCGCGGCAGTACGATGCCGCATTTGCGGAATGGGAAACGCGCAAGGATACCGACCTGAAGGACTATTGGCCAAGGAGTGAGATCCCGTTTGGCCACATGACTCATCAGCGACAGCCGCTGCCCCAACACGGCTACCTCAACTGGTCCGACATGTTCAATCCGCGTCAGTTGCTCGTTCATGCGCAGCTACTGAAGACTATCTTGAATGTTGGCAGCTACGATTGGAAAGTTCGGGAGTTTGTGCTTGGCGCTTACCAACAGTACCTGCGCAACCAGAATATGTTCTGTTTCTGGGACATCAGTAGGGATTGTCTCGCACCCCACTTGAGCAACAATAATTTCCATCCCAAAAACAACGCTGTTGAAAATTGCGTCTTTTCTGCTCTCGGCCGTGGAAACTGGGCATCCAGCGTCGAAGGCATCGTGCAAGGACGCGAATGGGCGGTTCAGCCCTGGGACTCCGTAAGCTTTGATACGCTGAAGCGACATTCTCCAGGTCTCGGCGAACAGATTTGGGGGAAGAGCGAGAAGGTCTTCCCCGGGGATTTGGTCGGCGAGGTCGAGGTGTACCAGAGCTCATCCACCGACCTCACGCACATCGCCTCGGCGAGCGTTGATCTGGTTATCACCGATCCGCCGTTTGGCGGCCTTCTGCATTACTCAGAGCTGTCCGATTTCTTCTACGTTTGGCTGCGGCTCGCGCTGAAAGATAAGTACCCCGACTACTTCCGGGCCGAATACACGCCCAAGTCGCTGGAAGCAGTTGCCAATCGCGCGCGCGAGCCGGAAGACCCCGATGGCTTCTATCAGCGCTTGCTCACGCAGTGCTGGCGCGAAGCGCACCGCGCACTCAAGCCCGGTGGCATCCTCGCCTTCACCTTCCACCATAGCGAGGACGAGCCGTGGGTGGCAGTGCTGGAATCGCTGTTCGACGCGGGTTACTACCTCGAAGCCACGTACCCGATCCGCTCCGACGAAACCAAGGGCGAAGGCGAGTTTGGCTCAAAGACCATCGAGTACGACATTATCCACGTTTGCCGTAAGCGCATCGAGGAACCCAAGCCGGTAAGCTGGGGTCGGATGCGGCGCGAGGTGATGGCCGATGTGCGCCAATTGCAGGCCATGCTTGAGAACCATGCAAAGGAAGGCCTGCCCGCTGCGGACCTCCAGGTCATTCGGCGTGGCAAGGCGTTGGAATATTTCTCGCGTCATTACGGCAAGGTCTATGTTGATGAAGGGCGCACCATCGGGGTCAGGGAAGCACTCATAGGCATCAATCAACTCATCGACGAGGATTCCGACAAAGGGAAGGAGCCGCCACCGGTCAACGCCGAGCCGATCACGCGCCAATTCTTGCGTACCTTTAGTAACGGGGCCGATCTCCAGCGCGACCAGTTGCAGAAGTTCTTGAAAGGGTCGATCATAACGCCGGACGAGTTTGTGCAGCGCGGCTGGTGCGCGGAGAAGAACAAGATTTTCATCCGTACCGACCCGCTAGAATTCGCGCGAGAATGGTCGGGCAAGCACCGCCGCCGCCTGACTTCCGATATGGATCAGGCGTTGGTGCTGATCGGTGCGTGCTTCGACGGCAGTGGGATCGACGCCTCGGGCACGTTGAAGAATGAAAACTTCAAACCACACGTTGCGCTGAAACCACTGCTGGAATGGATCCAGCGCAACGGTCCGGATCAAATCGCCCGCAAGGCGGCCTCGCGTGCGGTGTCGATCTACGACGCATGGCGAGCCAGCGAGGCGCCCAAGCCCGTACAGGGTTCGTTGTTCGATGACTATGAGGAATACGAACGATGAGACCGCTGCTGGACACGGTGTGGCAGCGGCGCGGCACCAGTTGGATATGGGATGAGGAAGCACGTAACCAGATCTGCGCGGCCAGCGAGGTCTGGAGCTTGCGTCAGTTTCTGCGCGCCGCGCGGGAACCGGGGTACTGGCCGGAGGACCTGCCGAGTAACGACGACCAGACGCTGGCTGTCGCCGGGCTGGATGGCAGCCTCGACCTGCTCACGTCGACGGATGCCGAAACATGGCTGGGCGATGTGGTTAAGCCCGCCGTGCTGTCGTTTCAGGATGCCTACGCGGGCGGCGCGGCGCTGGTGTTCTGGCTACCCAGCGGCCAGAACCGCATCAGAGTGCAGGCGTCCACCGACGCGGTGAGTTGGCTATGCCACGCCCCTCACGGACATCAAATCGACTTTGGCCGCGTCCTGTGGGGTGAGGCTAACGAGTACCCACAGGAAATCCTGCTGCACAATGGCGGAAAGTCCGCTGGTTTGTTCCATCTACGGATTACTTGAGGGACGCGTGTGACGGCAGAGTTGCAGTTCCAACCCGGCGAGCGCATCACGCACCACGAATACGGCCAGGGTGTTGTTCTCGATCCAGTTCGTGACGGCTACCTGCGCGCCTTCTTCGCTGTCGGAGAGCGCCTAGTGCCTGTCGCCTCACTGCGCCGCGAAGTTACGCGCACCGAACGTATCCTGCGCGCCGTGGATGGTAGCGCGGAGCGCGGCCGTAGGGCATGGCTGTCCTATGAGGCTCATGCGCTTCCATTGATGGAAAGTGCCTCGGCGCTGACCTCGGCCAAGATCGACCTGCTGCCGCATCAGGTGGTGTTGACGCATCGTGTCGCTACCGCGTCACCCCGACGCTATCTGATCGCCGACGAGGTGGGCCTGGGCAAAACCATCGAAACCGCGTTGATCTTGCGCGAACTTGCAAGCCGGGGCGAACTGAACCGTGCGCTGATGGTCGTGCCCGCTGGCCTGGTGAACAACTGGCATCGCGAATTGAACGAGGTGTTCAACCTCGATTTCGAGGTGTTCGGCTCCGAGGGCGACATTACCGATCGCAAGACAAATGCCTTTGCCAAGCACGACCGGCTGATCGCCAGCATCGACACGCTGAAGCGCCCGGCGCGCATCAAACGGCTACTGGATGCACCGCGTTGGGATTTGACGGTGTTCGACGAAGCCCATCACCTGACCGCCTACCGCACTGGTGGCAAGGTGCGGAAAACCGAGAACTACAAGCTGGCCGAGGCGCTCAAAGATCATTCGCGCGATCTCCTGTTGCTTTCGGCAACGCCGCACCAAGGAAATCATTTCCAGTTCTGGATGTTGGCGCAGTTACTGAATCCTACGCTGTTCCGTAGCCCCGAGGAGATGGTGGAGAACCGGCATCGGCTCAATACGGTGATGTTCCGCCGCACTAAGGCCGATGCTTGCCAGCCAGATGGCTCACCGTTGTTTGCCCGACGTTGGGTCCACACCGAATCCTTCGTGATGGCGCAGGGCGAACGACTATTTTACGAAAAGCTGCGCGAATATCTTGAGGACGGCTTCGACCTTGCGCGTCGCCGGGGCAATCAGGGGCGCGCGCTAGGCTTCCTGATGGCGATCTTCCAGAAGATCGCAGCGTCCAGCTTCGCTGCGGTGCGCCGCACGCTCAAACGGCGGCTTTTGATGCTGACGTTGCATGAGGCGCTGCTGCGCGACAAGGAACTGGACATCGAGGGCCGCGAGCGGTTGATTGGCGAGGCGCGAGCGCTGATCCACGAGGAGTTCGATCTGCCGCGCGACAGTGTTGGACGCAGCGAGGTGGACCGCGTCCTGGCCGACCTGAAATACCGATTGGTCAAGAAACTGGACGAGGAGGCTCTGGAGATGGCCTCCGATCCCTACGACAGTGAATATTCCGCCATGCACGCGGAAGAAGCTGCCTCAGCGGTGGTAAATCTGCATCTGCCCGAAGAGCGTCTGCGTATCGGCGACCTGCTGGGCGTGTTTCCGCCGGAGCGCGAAACCAAAATGCAGAAACTACTCGACGGCTTGGGGACGCTGTGGCGGCAGAACCAGAACGAGAAGATCGTGATCTTCGCCACCTATCTCGGCACGGTGGATATGATCGCCCGCGAAATCGAGCAGACCTTCCCTGGCCAGGGTGTGGCGGTTTTGCGCGGTGGAGATCACGGAGCCAAGCTGGCGGCGGAACGTCGCTTCCGCCAGAAGGATGGCCCGCGCGTGTTGGTCTGCACGGCGGCGGGACGCGAAGGCATTAACCTGCAATTCGCACGCATCTTGTTTAATTTCGATCTGCCGTGGAACCCCATGGATATGGAGCAGCGCATCGGGCGCATCCATCGCTACGGCCAAAACCATACGGCGCAGGTATATAACCTCGTGCTATCAGACACTATCGAGGGGCGCATTTTCCTGCTGCTGGACGAGAAGCTGACCGAGATTGCGCGGACAGTCGGCAAGGTCGATGAACAAGGCAATATCGCCGAAGACCTGCGGGCGCAAATTCTTGGGCAGTTGTCCGAGCGGTTGAACTATGATCGCTTGTATCAGGAGGCGCTATCCGATCCCGAACTAAAGCGCACCCAGGTGGAACTGGAAGCTGCGTTGTCGAACTCCCGCGAGGCGCGGCAGGTAGTGTTCGACCTTTTCCAAAATCTCGACGGGTTCAGCCTGGATGACTACAAGCCGTTCTCGGATGTGTCGTCCAGTCTGGACCGGCTGGTACGCTTCCTTGCAGCCGCAGTCGTTGACCGTCAGCAGAAACTGGTGAAGGTGGATGATGCCACCTACGATCTCGTCACCGCTCAAGGTACACATCGGGCTCGCTTCACCTTGAGCCGAGAGGCCGCAACAAATCAGGATGATCTGCAACTGATGGGCTTGGACCACCCGCTGGTCCAGGAGGAGTTGGGGCGCTGGCGTAGCTTGCCACCGGAGGAAATTGGCATAGCCGTGTCAGGTGAAGTGGACGAGCCGGTGTTGCTGTCGCTTTGGATGGTGGAGACGTCGGCGGGAAACGGCGAACGTCGCGTGGTGGTGCAACCCATCGCGGTAAAGCAAGATGGCACGCGCGTCCCGGCGGTCGAGCGTTTGTGTGAAAACTATCTACAGGCGCCGGCCACAACGCCGACCTTCCAACCTCAGCAACGAAGCGATCTGTTCACCCACGCCGTTGAGCCGACCTTACAACGGGAACTGAAGCACAAGGGAGCCGTGAACGACGACGGCAGCTATTCGGCCGAGTTAATTGGCTACGTCGAGATCGTAGGCTGACACGCGATTCGAAATCAAGTTCGGTACCGGCATTTTGCCCTGCGCCCACAGGACTACGATTGTCCCCTTGAAGCCTTGCCGTCGAGAATTTTGTTACCTGCTGCGTTACCTATGTGGCGGAGCGGATACCTGGAAATCCAGCTAAGTGCTGGTGATCCCGACAGGAATCGAACCTGTGACCTACAGATTAGGAATCTGCCGCTCTATCCTACTGAGCTACGGGACCACGCGGCCCGACACATAGCCGCTTCGGACCGTTTCGCCAAGAGGCAGGCCGAACGCAATAGGCCCTTTGTTTCGCGGGGATCCGGTGCCTCGGCCCGCGGTGTCATGCCCGGGCCGAATGCTGTCAGGGACGTTTGCCCCGGCCGCTATCGCTGACCGGCGCCTGCCTGTCACGCGGCGAGCGCCGTCTCCGCCAGTTTCACCCAGTAGGTCATGCCGTGCGGGATGATCTCGTCGTTGAAATCATAGGCCGGGTTGTGAAGGCCGGCCGAATCGCCATTGCCGATGAAGATGAAGGCGCCGGGCCGGGCTTCCAGCATGTAGGAAAAATCCTCGCCGCCCATCACTGGCTGGATGGCGCGGTGCACGTGGCTGTCGCCGGCGACAACAGCGGCGACATCACCTGCAAAGACCGTC
This genomic interval carries:
- a CDS encoding DUF1156 domain-containing protein — its product is MATKKELLAQEVAKAVSAGKAVALETVDFNDPNRPKTCLEVDFPILPVNQVAVIEGNAGKPIYQMSKWWARRRSSVFRSMLIAAATKAPDDSSHAAKLVWDNYYANHQKRGAFKHLKVADIFMGGGTTLVEGSRLGMQMVGNDLNPVAWFVVKQELADVDLEEVKKLLSDIEAEVKPQIMPYYYCDGPEGEKGQWTHLPSNKPMPTDFDPLVIPRDERRDYRYEGPEAIYSFWTKHGPCHVTGCGHRTPIMTSPVIAVKTLTVKHWEHTCGKCGGGFHVEEEAARMAPDSPLYISPTEHPFSALDRKKGVICPHCSHTALVNLGKGKNKKVELSLLVHPQWLAGEAKLDANGRPYGGSAQDDVISTTRWDQARAAKARLLEVRGVLPDEVICSEINNTFKTGIGTVPKSAYFTCGACGTVQRIVKSVDATKKTAPASIFAVQGYAPRRAKAGKPYGGRFFAPWNEALARQYDAAFAEWETRKDTDLKDYWPRSEIPFGHMTHQRQPLPQHGYLNWSDMFNPRQLLVHAQLLKTILNVGSYDWKVREFVLGAYQQYLRNQNMFCFWDISRDCLAPHLSNNNFHPKNNAVENCVFSALGRGNWASSVEGIVQGREWAVQPWDSVSFDTLKRHSPGLGEQIWGKSEKVFPGDLVGEVEVYQSSSTDLTHIASASVDLVITDPPFGGLLHYSELSDFFYVWLRLALKDKYPDYFRAEYTPKSLEAVANRAREPEDPDGFYQRLLTQCWREAHRALKPGGILAFTFHHSEDEPWVAVLESLFDAGYYLEATYPIRSDETKGEGEFGSKTIEYDIIHVCRKRIEEPKPVSWGRMRREVMADVRQLQAMLENHAKEGLPAADLQVIRRGKALEYFSRHYGKVYVDEGRTIGVREALIGINQLIDEDSDKGKEPPPVNAEPITRQFLRTFSNGADLQRDQLQKFLKGSIITPDEFVQRGWCAEKNKIFIRTDPLEFAREWSGKHRRRLTSDMDQALVLIGACFDGSGIDASGTLKNENFKPHVALKPLLEWIQRNGPDQIARKAASRAVSIYDAWRASEAPKPVQGSLFDDYEEYER
- a CDS encoding DEAD/DEAH box helicase; this translates as MTAELQFQPGERITHHEYGQGVVLDPVRDGYLRAFFAVGERLVPVASLRREVTRTERILRAVDGSAERGRRAWLSYEAHALPLMESASALTSAKIDLLPHQVVLTHRVATASPRRYLIADEVGLGKTIETALILRELASRGELNRALMVVPAGLVNNWHRELNEVFNLDFEVFGSEGDITDRKTNAFAKHDRLIASIDTLKRPARIKRLLDAPRWDLTVFDEAHHLTAYRTGGKVRKTENYKLAEALKDHSRDLLLLSATPHQGNHFQFWMLAQLLNPTLFRSPEEMVENRHRLNTVMFRRTKADACQPDGSPLFARRWVHTESFVMAQGERLFYEKLREYLEDGFDLARRRGNQGRALGFLMAIFQKIAASSFAAVRRTLKRRLLMLTLHEALLRDKELDIEGRERLIGEARALIHEEFDLPRDSVGRSEVDRVLADLKYRLVKKLDEEALEMASDPYDSEYSAMHAEEAASAVVNLHLPEERLRIGDLLGVFPPERETKMQKLLDGLGTLWRQNQNEKIVIFATYLGTVDMIAREIEQTFPGQGVAVLRGGDHGAKLAAERRFRQKDGPRVLVCTAAGREGINLQFARILFNFDLPWNPMDMEQRIGRIHRYGQNHTAQVYNLVLSDTIEGRIFLLLDEKLTEIARTVGKVDEQGNIAEDLRAQILGQLSERLNYDRLYQEALSDPELKRTQVELEAALSNSREARQVVFDLFQNLDGFSLDDYKPFSDVSSSLDRLVRFLAAAVVDRQQKLVKVDDATYDLVTAQGTHRARFTLSREAATNQDDLQLMGLDHPLVQEELGRWRSLPPEEIGIAVSGEVDEPVLLSLWMVETSAGNGERRVVVQPIAVKQDGTRVPAVERLCENYLQAPATTPTFQPQQRSDLFTHAVEPTLQRELKHKGAVNDDGSYSAELIGYVEIVG